One Nitrospina watsonii DNA segment encodes these proteins:
- a CDS encoding succinylglutamate desuccinylase/aspartoacylase domain-containing protein: MKQEIFTTTTPLGDTLSLFKNVWKGPEGSQSLSIVTGIQGDRLNGLLAAGRLAHFLQNVEDGNKPGYALTGTVQVFPVVNYRALESGTATWSYDNLDADFAFPGSEEGDLTETLCNRLLHETAGSDFGIILQTGALHFEDTPHVRAYRPSLSLRKACRRFNMNVVREVQDAPALTLQLSRQWHNMDIQTFTLSAGRPQVCDPAAVDALVNAVISFLRETEFLSHPETNGSLTEAMFYKAKQEVWVNTGQAGLYLPSGKVGCRVEAGQVLGEVRDLYSGQPLETVLAPESGHLVSQRVHPLVHEQEPVAILLTGGHSKWFWPF, from the coding sequence GTGAAACAGGAGATTTTTACCACCACGACGCCGCTTGGCGACACCCTCTCCCTGTTCAAGAACGTATGGAAAGGCCCCGAGGGTTCGCAGTCGCTGTCCATCGTCACCGGCATTCAAGGCGACCGGCTGAACGGTCTGCTTGCCGCCGGGCGGCTGGCGCATTTTCTGCAAAACGTGGAAGACGGCAACAAACCCGGTTATGCGCTGACCGGCACCGTGCAGGTGTTTCCGGTGGTCAACTACCGGGCGCTGGAATCCGGCACCGCCACCTGGTCGTACGACAACCTCGACGCCGACTTCGCTTTTCCCGGCAGTGAAGAGGGCGACCTGACGGAAACCCTGTGCAACCGCCTGCTCCACGAAACCGCCGGTTCCGATTTCGGCATCATCCTGCAAACCGGCGCGCTGCATTTCGAAGACACGCCGCACGTCCGCGCCTACCGCCCCAGCCTGAGTCTGCGCAAGGCCTGCCGCCGTTTCAATATGAACGTGGTGCGCGAAGTGCAGGATGCGCCCGCACTCACTCTTCAGTTGAGCCGCCAGTGGCACAACATGGACATCCAGACGTTCACTCTGTCCGCCGGCCGGCCGCAGGTGTGCGATCCGGCAGCCGTCGACGCCTTGGTGAATGCCGTGATCAGTTTCCTGCGGGAGACGGAGTTCTTATCGCATCCGGAAACAAACGGTTCCCTCACCGAAGCGATGTTCTATAAAGCCAAACAGGAAGTGTGGGTGAATACAGGGCAGGCGGGACTGTATCTGCCTTCAGGCAAGGTGGGGTGCCGGGTCGAGGCGGGGCAGGTATTGGGAGAGGTGCGCGATCTGTACAGCGGCCAACCGCTGGAGACCGTCCTCGCGCCCGAAAGCGGTCACCTGGTCAGTCAGCGCGTGCATCCGCTGGTGCATGAACAGGAGCCGGTGGCCATCCTGCTGACCGGAGGGCATTCCAAATGGTTCTGGCCATTTTGA
- a CDS encoding M14 family metallopeptidase codes for MKTETIVSIKNALGGRLEIVRQTFPAHNGKPTKRISFVAGLHGDELAGLYLCHLITRALRELQDTQPEVFLGEVNIYPAANPAGIHSANRLWPFYGLDMNRVIGQESGHSVGSRAASQLYRDIIKRSEYAVDIHASNLHFLELPQIRVIEEFAIDLLPLASETNADLIWVHPMAGLFESTLGYNLNQEKIPTLVVETGICHRIHPPLIEPLYRGMMHYLRHLGILDANYLSPETVRPPRVLYPKQVVQATANHSGLFISRVQAGETVHAGQVLGQIVDAVEGEVLEDVAAPAAGLLFTLREHPLTHAGALLARIAWDSES; via the coding sequence GTGAAAACGGAAACCATCGTATCCATCAAAAACGCACTGGGAGGGCGGCTGGAGATTGTCCGGCAAACCTTCCCCGCGCACAACGGCAAACCGACGAAGCGCATTTCGTTCGTCGCCGGGTTGCATGGGGACGAACTGGCGGGCCTCTATCTGTGTCACCTGATCACCCGCGCCCTGCGCGAATTGCAGGACACACAGCCGGAAGTGTTTCTGGGCGAGGTCAACATTTACCCCGCCGCCAACCCGGCGGGCATCCACAGCGCCAACCGCCTGTGGCCGTTTTACGGACTCGACATGAACCGCGTCATCGGCCAGGAAAGCGGGCACAGCGTCGGCAGCCGTGCCGCCTCCCAGTTGTACCGCGACATCATCAAACGCTCCGAATACGCCGTGGACATCCACGCCAGCAACCTGCATTTTCTGGAGTTGCCGCAGATCCGCGTCATCGAGGAGTTCGCCATCGACCTCTTGCCGCTGGCCAGCGAAACCAACGCCGACCTCATCTGGGTGCACCCCATGGCGGGGCTGTTTGAATCGACGCTCGGCTACAACCTCAATCAGGAAAAGATCCCGACGCTGGTTGTCGAAACCGGCATCTGCCATCGCATCCATCCGCCGTTGATCGAGCCCTTGTACCGGGGCATGATGCATTACCTGCGTCATCTGGGCATTCTCGACGCCAATTACCTGTCGCCGGAAACCGTGCGCCCGCCGCGCGTGCTGTACCCCAAGCAAGTGGTGCAGGCCACGGCGAACCATTCGGGGCTGTTCATCAGCCGGGTGCAGGCGGGAGAGACGGTGCATGCAGGCCAGGTGCTGGGGCAGATCGTCGATGCCGTGGAGGGGGAAGTGCTGGAAGACGTCGCCGCGCCCGCTGCGGGCCTGTTGTTCACCCTGCGCGAGCACCCGCTGACGCACGCCGGCGCGCTGCTCGCGCGCATCGCTTGGGACTCTGAATCGTGA
- a CDS encoding sigma-54-dependent transcriptional regulator, whose amino-acid sequence MSGSKDILIVDDEENIRWLFTQALEDSPYRVDTACSGEEALQKIRGQSYFMVFTDIFMEGISGLELLQKVRDTDHRPHIVVMTAQDTMNNTIEAMRHGAYDYISKPFDFDEIFKLIDKVEKSRDVRPPEQPAATAQEDFSLEAIIGKNRRMQDIFKVIGKAASTLFPVLITGESGTGKELVARALHHYSNRSQKPFIFINCAAISRELLESELFGHEKGSFTGAVEAKKGKFELADGGTLMLDEIGDMELPLQAKILRVLQNSEFYRVGGKDSLRVDVRIIAATNQRLPDLMKADRFREDLYHRLNVINIHMPPLRERVEDIPLLAEFFLKKYGDASVLDQVYLSPETAALLKQYPWPGNIRELENVIKRCLVLVTRGPVLPEHLPEPLLEAARKTPAAVDAWQTNLDAVVHDFLAKNRDSGDGNLYDLLIQEVEKHLFEQMLDHKRGNQVATSKSLGINRNTLKRKIDAMGIDPKKKHSDSNLPPL is encoded by the coding sequence ATGAGCGGGTCGAAAGACATCCTCATCGTCGATGACGAAGAAAACATACGCTGGCTGTTCACGCAGGCGCTCGAAGATTCGCCGTACCGGGTGGATACGGCGTGCAGCGGAGAGGAAGCGTTGCAGAAAATACGCGGCCAGTCCTACTTCATGGTGTTCACCGACATCTTCATGGAAGGCATCAGCGGTCTCGAACTCTTGCAGAAGGTGCGCGACACCGACCACCGTCCGCATATCGTCGTCATGACCGCGCAGGACACGATGAACAACACCATCGAAGCCATGCGCCACGGCGCGTACGATTACATCAGCAAGCCGTTCGACTTCGACGAAATTTTCAAACTCATCGACAAGGTGGAGAAAAGCCGCGATGTGCGCCCGCCGGAACAACCGGCGGCCACGGCGCAGGAAGATTTTTCTCTGGAAGCCATCATCGGCAAAAACCGGAGGATGCAGGACATCTTCAAAGTCATCGGCAAGGCCGCGTCCACTTTATTTCCGGTGCTCATCACCGGCGAAAGCGGCACCGGCAAGGAGCTGGTGGCGCGGGCGCTGCACCATTACTCGAACCGTTCGCAGAAACCGTTCATCTTCATCAACTGCGCCGCCATCTCGCGCGAGTTGCTGGAATCGGAATTGTTCGGCCACGAGAAAGGTTCCTTCACCGGCGCGGTCGAGGCCAAAAAAGGCAAGTTCGAACTCGCTGACGGCGGCACCCTGATGCTCGACGAAATCGGCGACATGGAGCTGCCGTTGCAGGCCAAGATCCTGCGCGTGCTGCAGAACAGCGAGTTCTACCGCGTCGGCGGCAAGGATTCGCTGCGCGTGGACGTGCGCATCATTGCCGCCACCAATCAGCGCCTGCCCGATCTCATGAAAGCCGACCGCTTCCGCGAAGACCTGTATCACCGCCTCAACGTCATCAACATCCACATGCCCCCTTTGCGTGAGCGCGTGGAGGACATTCCGCTGCTCGCCGAGTTTTTCCTGAAAAAATACGGCGACGCATCGGTGCTGGACCAGGTGTACCTGTCACCGGAAACGGCGGCGCTGCTGAAGCAGTACCCGTGGCCGGGCAACATCCGCGAACTCGAGAACGTCATCAAGCGTTGCCTCGTGCTGGTGACACGCGGCCCGGTGTTGCCCGAGCACCTGCCCGAACCCCTGCTCGAAGCCGCCCGCAAAACCCCGGCCGCCGTGGACGCCTGGCAGACGAACCTCGATGCCGTGGTGCACGACTTCCTCGCCAAAAACCGGGACTCCGGCGACGGCAACCTGTACGACCTGCTCATCCAGGAGGTGGAAAAACATTTGTTCGAACAAATGCTCGACCACAAACGCGGCAACCAGGTCGCCACGTCCAAATCACTCGGCATCAACCGCAACACCCTCAAGCGCAAGATCGACGCCATGGGCATCGATCCCAAAAAGAAGCATTCCGACTCCAACCTTCCGCCGCTTTAG
- a CDS encoding two-component system sensor histidine kinase NtrB, which yields MGDSNPVFKNIIASIVDGIILISREGTILQVNLATEEMFQQSRDHFLDKPAVDLFPHQPQLQQKIDDTLENGVAYHQIEGQGHRRAHQVTFPVSITISPYLNDHNQPEGAVLYVRDCTLSQELEEISRPFDAISHLGTLSLGMAHEIKNPLVSISGSAQLLRRKLPEEHHKFLDVVIKESERINRMVDRMLHFARPLELDIDTINIHQTLEEILILEKQSHEASIHFETIYDPSLPSIQGDGDRLKQVFLNLIQNALEAMPEGGTLKLLTRYHSDYMVRSQGRPHRRQAILVEIVDTGLGITQENMKHLFTPFHTTKSQGNGLGLPLSLKIVENHNGKIKVSSEAGAGTTVQVYLPVKQENP from the coding sequence ATGGGGGACTCGAACCCTGTTTTTAAAAATATCATTGCGTCCATCGTCGATGGAATCATCCTGATATCCCGGGAAGGGACGATCCTTCAGGTCAACCTGGCCACCGAGGAAATGTTCCAGCAATCCCGGGATCATTTTTTGGACAAACCGGCGGTCGATCTGTTTCCGCACCAGCCGCAGTTGCAACAGAAAATCGACGACACCCTGGAAAACGGGGTGGCGTATCATCAGATCGAGGGGCAGGGCCACCGCCGCGCCCATCAGGTAACGTTTCCCGTGAGCATCACCATCTCGCCATACCTCAATGACCACAATCAGCCGGAAGGCGCTGTGCTCTACGTGCGCGACTGCACCCTGTCGCAGGAGCTGGAAGAAATCAGCCGCCCCTTCGACGCCATTTCGCACCTGGGTACCCTGTCACTCGGCATGGCGCACGAGATCAAGAATCCGCTCGTCTCCATTTCCGGCTCGGCGCAACTGCTCCGGCGCAAGTTGCCGGAGGAGCATCACAAGTTTTTGGACGTGGTCATCAAGGAATCCGAACGCATCAACCGCATGGTCGATCGCATGCTGCATTTCGCGCGGCCGCTGGAACTGGATATCGACACCATCAACATCCATCAGACGCTGGAAGAAATCCTGATCCTGGAAAAGCAATCGCACGAGGCGTCGATTCATTTCGAAACCATTTACGATCCCAGTCTGCCTTCCATACAAGGCGACGGCGACCGCCTGAAGCAGGTATTCCTCAACCTCATCCAGAACGCCCTCGAAGCCATGCCCGAAGGCGGCACGCTGAAACTGCTCACGCGTTACCACAGCGATTACATGGTGCGGTCGCAGGGCCGCCCGCACCGGCGTCAGGCCATCCTTGTGGAGATCGTGGACACGGGGCTCGGCATCACCCAGGAAAACATGAAACACCTGTTCACGCCCTTTCACACCACCAAAAGCCAGGGCAACGGACTGGGCCTGCCGCTTTCGCTCAAAATCGTTGAGAACCACAACGGCAAGATCAAAGTCAGTTCCGAAGCCGGTGCCGGCACCACGGTGCAGGTGTACCTGCCGGTCAAACAGGAGAACCCATGA
- a CDS encoding FmdB family zinc ribbon protein, whose product MPIYEYECETCGTMFELMQSISAKPPKQCETARCKGKPRRKISASGFILKGSGWYATDYPSEARKKGWEQESSQGASTTEAPATAPAAGGDSCSSPGCANPATTPAAPKLKSNPIAEASKNPYSGSKKKAKKTGAKNSK is encoded by the coding sequence ATGCCCATTTACGAATACGAATGTGAAACCTGCGGCACCATGTTTGAGTTGATGCAGTCCATCAGCGCCAAGCCGCCGAAGCAGTGCGAGACCGCGCGTTGCAAGGGCAAACCCCGGCGCAAGATTTCCGCGTCCGGCTTCATTTTAAAAGGCAGCGGCTGGTACGCCACCGATTACCCGTCGGAAGCGCGTAAAAAGGGCTGGGAACAGGAGAGCAGTCAAGGCGCCAGCACCACCGAGGCTCCGGCAACCGCCCCGGCGGCAGGCGGCGACAGTTGTTCCAGCCCCGGTTGCGCCAACCCCGCCACCACCCCGGCGGCTCCCAAACTGAAATCGAACCCAATCGCCGAAGCCAGCAAGAACCCGTACTCCGGGAGCAAGAAAAAGGCCAAAAAGACCGGTGCCAAAAATTCCAAGTGA
- a CDS encoding branched-chain amino acid transaminase, which produces MEKSEQIWMDGKLVPWADANVHVLTHTLHYGYGVFEGIRCYHSGKKKSFVFRLAEHVKRLFESAKILGIEIPYSQKEITQAIVKTVQVNKLDECYIRPIVFLGDNKMGLNPAGVHVRVAIAAWPWGTYLGDDGLEKGIRVRVSSFNRHHINVTMTKAKACGYYINSIFAKAEAVRDGYDEAIMLDTHGCVTEGSGENIFIYHKGMLMTPPLSTGILDGITRNAVVQIAKHLKIPIEDAILTRDELYVADEIFLTGTAAEVTPVREVDNRIIGNGKRGKITKQIQDLFFQIVAGKQAKFKHWLTEV; this is translated from the coding sequence GTGGAAAAATCAGAACAAATCTGGATGGACGGCAAACTGGTTCCGTGGGCGGATGCCAACGTCCATGTCCTGACGCACACGCTGCATTACGGCTATGGCGTTTTCGAGGGCATCCGTTGTTACCATTCCGGCAAGAAAAAATCTTTCGTCTTCCGGCTGGCGGAACACGTCAAGCGGCTGTTCGAGTCGGCAAAAATCCTCGGCATCGAAATCCCGTACAGCCAAAAAGAAATCACGCAGGCCATCGTCAAGACCGTGCAGGTCAACAAACTGGACGAGTGCTACATCCGTCCCATTGTGTTTCTGGGCGACAACAAGATGGGCCTGAACCCGGCAGGCGTGCACGTGCGCGTCGCCATCGCCGCCTGGCCGTGGGGCACGTACCTGGGCGACGACGGGCTGGAAAAGGGCATCCGCGTCCGCGTCTCGTCCTTCAACCGCCACCACATCAACGTCACCATGACCAAGGCCAAGGCCTGCGGCTACTACATCAACTCCATCTTCGCCAAGGCGGAAGCGGTGCGCGACGGCTACGACGAGGCCATCATGCTGGACACCCACGGCTGCGTCACCGAAGGTTCGGGCGAAAATATATTCATCTATCATAAAGGCATGCTGATGACGCCGCCGCTCTCCACCGGCATCCTCGACGGCATCACCCGCAACGCCGTGGTGCAGATCGCCAAACACCTCAAGATTCCCATCGAGGACGCCATCCTCACCCGCGATGAGTTGTACGTCGCCGACGAGATTTTCCTCACCGGCACCGCCGCGGAAGTCACCCCGGTGCGCGAAGTGGACAACCGCATCATCGGCAACGGCAAACGCGGCAAGATCACCAAACAGATCCAGGACCTGTTCTTCCAGATCGTCGCCGGCAAACAAGCAAAATTCAAGCACTGGCTCACCGAAGTCTAG
- a CDS encoding cupin domain-containing protein, with the protein MAQFIDKPTLVEAAGTKPKIIKEYIGNVNSKTPGVSLAHMTSPEGWEEPGQTPEFDEYTLVLQGMLNVETKEETFEVSAGQAVITSKGEWVRYSTPRAGGAQYIAVCLPAFTPDTVHRDA; encoded by the coding sequence ATGGCCCAGTTCATCGATAAACCCACCCTCGTCGAAGCCGCCGGCACCAAGCCGAAAATCATCAAGGAATACATTGGCAACGTGAACTCGAAAACGCCGGGAGTGAGCCTCGCCCACATGACCAGCCCTGAAGGCTGGGAGGAACCGGGACAAACGCCGGAGTTCGACGAATACACCCTCGTCCTGCAAGGCATGCTGAACGTGGAGACGAAAGAGGAAACGTTTGAGGTGAGCGCCGGGCAGGCGGTCATCACTTCGAAAGGCGAGTGGGTGCGTTACAGCACACCCCGCGCTGGCGGGGCGCAATACATCGCCGTCTGCCTGCCCGCTTTCACGCCCGACACCGTGCACCGCGACGCGTGA
- a CDS encoding EAL domain-containing protein, whose protein sequence is MVASVPAFRAAEEKKIFLKRIDLMTYFPEETLDQLADDCNEIVLDANTVLFDKGDTGKSMYILLEGEVLIFIEKKNLATLKPGAYFGEMSLIEAQPRTASARTLVPSTLIEIDEELFTRYFASQPQALMAMMRNLSARSRKISADLAASLPSLDEGSGVDPIAFMNDTYLDVLLFDLETFQFTQANAPACREIGYTPEDLLKMHFIDLAVNLEQADLDRLFEPLVQNIRPMTIFEALYRRKNGSTYSVECRCQIIKNLGTHPQVMVWAQDITERKQLEEQIRQMAYYDPLTGLLNRNLLADRLEVALTAAAVSSEKVGILFLDLDHFKTINDTLGHDVGDLLLKQVADRLKNVVRQEDTVARMGGDEFVIIVPNLTKEDEIVDRSQQVLEVLSPLYHIQNHELYITCSIGISIYPNDGEEIETLLKNSDLAMYRAKERGRNTFQFFAPSMNTLAVERMVIEKNMRKAMGGTEFQLYYQPKVCLQSGKIVGMEALLRWENPELGFVNPQKSIPIAEETRLIIQLGHWIIESACQQIKRLEQINPDISIAVNLSVVQFNSPDLVSEIKGVIEDTGIDPQKLQVEVTESILIQDSTLAINILKNLNNLGIKVCIDDFGTGYSSLSYLKNMPIDYLKIDQSFVRDLIDPTNETITCAVVALARSLGMKTIAEGVETAEQKKFLQTIDCDEGQGYLFSKPLQACQAEELLLKGTLFS, encoded by the coding sequence ATGGTCGCAAGTGTACCTGCGTTCAGAGCTGCAGAGGAGAAGAAGATTTTCCTGAAGCGCATCGATTTGATGACCTACTTCCCGGAAGAGACGCTGGACCAACTCGCCGACGATTGCAACGAGATCGTGCTGGATGCCAACACCGTCTTGTTCGACAAGGGCGATACCGGCAAATCCATGTACATCCTGCTGGAAGGCGAGGTCCTGATTTTCATAGAAAAGAAAAATCTGGCCACGCTGAAACCCGGTGCCTACTTCGGCGAGATGTCCCTCATCGAGGCTCAACCGCGCACCGCCAGCGCCCGCACGCTGGTGCCTTCGACGCTGATCGAAATTGACGAAGAGTTGTTCACCCGCTATTTCGCCAGCCAGCCCCAGGCTTTGATGGCGATGATGCGCAACCTGTCGGCGCGCTCGCGCAAAATTTCGGCGGACCTGGCGGCGTCGCTGCCGTCGTTGGACGAGGGCTCGGGCGTCGATCCGATCGCCTTCATGAACGACACCTATCTCGACGTGCTCCTGTTCGATCTGGAGACCTTCCAGTTCACCCAGGCCAACGCGCCGGCCTGCCGGGAAATCGGCTACACGCCGGAAGACCTGCTGAAAATGCATTTCATCGACCTCGCCGTCAATCTGGAGCAGGCAGACCTCGACCGCCTGTTCGAACCGCTCGTCCAGAACATCCGGCCGATGACGATTTTCGAAGCCCTGTACCGCCGCAAAAATGGATCGACCTATTCCGTCGAATGCCGCTGCCAGATCATCAAAAACCTCGGCACCCATCCGCAGGTGATGGTGTGGGCGCAGGACATCACCGAACGCAAACAACTGGAAGAACAGATCCGGCAAATGGCCTACTACGATCCGTTGACCGGGCTGCTGAACCGCAACCTGCTGGCAGACCGCCTGGAAGTGGCGTTGACGGCGGCGGCGGTGTCCAGCGAGAAAGTCGGCATCCTGTTTCTCGACCTCGACCATTTCAAAACCATCAACGACACGCTGGGTCACGATGTGGGGGATCTCCTGCTCAAACAGGTGGCGGACCGGCTCAAAAATGTGGTGCGGCAGGAAGACACCGTGGCGCGCATGGGCGGCGATGAGTTCGTCATCATCGTACCCAACCTGACTAAAGAAGATGAAATTGTCGATCGCTCCCAGCAGGTGCTGGAAGTGCTTTCACCCCTTTACCACATCCAGAACCACGAGCTGTACATCACGTGCAGCATCGGCATTTCCATTTACCCGAACGATGGCGAAGAAATCGAGACGCTGCTCAAAAACTCGGACCTCGCCATGTACCGGGCCAAGGAACGGGGCCGCAATACGTTCCAGTTTTTCGCGCCGTCGATGAACACCCTTGCGGTGGAGCGCATGGTCATCGAGAAAAACATGCGCAAGGCGATGGGCGGCACGGAATTTCAACTGTATTACCAGCCGAAAGTCTGTTTGCAGTCCGGAAAAATTGTCGGCATGGAAGCGCTGTTGCGGTGGGAGAATCCGGAGCTGGGGTTCGTCAACCCGCAGAAGAGCATTCCCATCGCCGAAGAGACGCGGCTCATCATCCAGCTCGGGCACTGGATCATCGAAAGCGCCTGCCAGCAGATCAAACGCCTCGAACAGATCAACCCGGACATCAGCATCGCCGTCAACCTTTCAGTGGTTCAGTTCAACTCGCCGGACCTGGTCTCCGAAATCAAAGGCGTGATTGAGGACACCGGCATCGACCCGCAAAAACTCCAGGTCGAGGTGACGGAATCCATCCTGATTCAGGACAGCACCCTCGCCATCAACATCCTGAAGAATCTCAACAATCTCGGCATCAAGGTCTGCATCGACGACTTCGGCACCGGTTATTCCTCGTTGAGCTACCTGAAGAACATGCCGATCGATTACCTGAAGATCGACCAGTCGTTCGTCCGCGACCTGATCGACCCCACCAATGAGACCATCACCTGCGCGGTGGTTGCGCTGGCGCGCAGCCTGGGAATGAAAACCATTGCCGAGGGGGTGGAAACCGCAGAGCAGAAAAAATTCCTGCAAACCATCGATTGCGATGAGGGTCAGGGCTACCTGTTCAGCAAACCGTTGCAGGCCTGCCAGGCGGAGGAGTTGCTGCTTAAAGGCACGCTGTTCAGTTGA
- a CDS encoding VanZ family protein, whose amino-acid sequence MEPLQRSRLWWTLGYVQIAFIVVVSVIPAPQLPDLGIDWLDKVLHFTAYLGLMLWFVQINPPDRYGFWMRLFIKLGLALEIVQGLIGYRMLDFWDMGANVAGVLAGWALGRAGVNRILVHVERVWLQ is encoded by the coding sequence ATGGAGCCGCTTCAACGGTCCCGCCTGTGGTGGACGCTGGGTTATGTGCAGATCGCTTTCATCGTGGTGGTGTCGGTCATCCCTGCGCCGCAGTTGCCGGATCTGGGCATCGACTGGCTCGACAAGGTGTTGCATTTTACCGCCTACCTGGGGCTGATGCTGTGGTTTGTGCAGATCAATCCCCCGGACCGCTACGGCTTCTGGATGCGTCTGTTCATCAAGCTGGGGCTGGCGCTGGAGATCGTGCAGGGCTTGATCGGTTACCGCATGCTGGATTTCTGGGACATGGGCGCGAATGTGGCGGGCGTGCTGGCAGGCTGGGCGCTGGGCCGCGCCGGGGTCAACCGCATCCTCGTCCACGTGGAACGGGTCTGGTTGCAATGA
- the rfbD gene encoding dTDP-4-dehydrorhamnose reductase: MATHSNKPARRILLTGKTGQIGHELLPFLDAFGDVRAPDSTELDLARPDALRTYAMDWRPQLIVNAAAYTAVDRAEEERDRAMAVNGTAPSVLAACAAELGAALVHYSTDYVFDGAKHGFYKESDEPNPMNVYGITKATGDAAIQKAGIPHLIFRTSWVYGLRGHNFLLTLQRLAREQDEVRVVNDQIGSPTWSRLVAQTTANVLDQTLNERQPEDMSGIEKASGIYNLTCTGSTSWYGFAQAILESLPEDERPRLKPIPTSEYPTPAPRPANSVLAVEKLRAQFGILLPDWQGALTFCLNNQTASDPIA; this comes from the coding sequence ATGGCCACACACTCCAACAAACCGGCACGCCGCATTTTACTGACCGGGAAGACCGGGCAGATCGGACACGAACTGTTGCCGTTCCTCGATGCGTTCGGCGACGTCCGTGCCCCCGACTCCACCGAACTCGATCTCGCCCGGCCCGATGCGTTGCGAACGTATGCGATGGACTGGCGGCCGCAGCTCATCGTCAACGCCGCCGCCTACACCGCCGTCGATCGCGCGGAGGAGGAACGCGACCGCGCCATGGCCGTCAACGGCACCGCGCCCAGCGTGCTGGCCGCCTGCGCCGCCGAACTCGGTGCGGCGCTGGTGCACTACTCCACCGATTACGTGTTCGACGGCGCCAAGCATGGATTTTACAAGGAGTCGGACGAACCCAACCCGATGAACGTGTACGGCATCACCAAGGCCACAGGCGACGCCGCCATCCAAAAGGCTGGCATCCCGCATTTGATTTTCCGCACCAGTTGGGTGTACGGCCTGCGCGGCCACAACTTCCTTCTGACTCTGCAACGCCTGGCGCGCGAACAGGACGAAGTGCGCGTGGTCAACGACCAGATCGGTTCGCCCACATGGAGCCGCCTCGTCGCCCAGACCACCGCCAACGTCCTCGACCAGACCTTGAACGAGCGCCAGCCGGAAGACATGAGCGGCATCGAAAAGGCCTCGGGGATTTACAACCTGACCTGCACCGGATCGACCAGCTGGTACGGCTTCGCCCAGGCCATTCTGGAAAGCCTGCCGGAAGACGAACGGCCGCGGCTGAAACCGATCCCCACCTCCGAGTACCCGACGCCCGCACCGCGCCCGGCCAACTCCGTGCTGGCGGTGGAAAAACTGCGCGCGCAGTTCGGCATCCTGCTCCCCGACTGGCAGGGTGCGCTGACCTTCTGCCTGAACAATCAGACCGCGTCCGATCCCATCGCCTGA